The Prunus dulcis chromosome 5, ALMONDv2, whole genome shotgun sequence genomic sequence CCCCTCTTAATCGGACTCCTTCTGTTGTTTGCTATAATAGTTATTGGAAGTAAGCAACAACTATTAATACTTCATTGGaaaccaaattaaaaccaaCAACTCATTACTCAAAGCCACCATAACTTTAACGCTTgtgtaatttatatttgttattttctgtttggttggTAGGAAAGTACatgaaaggaaaataaattattggaAAGTGGACTTTTAACAGTGATACcctctttttgtattttgtttttttcaattatggGTCGCCTGAGATAAGTAGTGCGCACCCAAAGATGAAGGGTTCTCTGTTTGAAAGATTCATATTCCTTTAACTTTGAGTTACCTCGGGTTCTTCCTGCTAGGAACCAACTCAATCGTTGGGAGCTGGGTGGAATAAGAGACACAGATAGGAACTGGAGGTCATAAGGTAATAGAGAAGATCAAGATAGAAGGGACAATCTGCAGGAACAAGAAAATCAAGGCCAGCAGACAATCAATCAGGTGGAAGTGAATGGCCTGGATAACAGAGGGGAAACACAAAGGATGATCTTTGAAATGGCCGGGTTATATGCCAGAAGATATGAAAGGCCAGTTCACATAAAATCCTACCCTTCTGCTCATATAGAGCAGATTACATTTCCAGCTAGGTTCAAAGATCTTTCACTTCGTTTAATGGAGAAGACAAATACGCTTCTACTTTGTAACATATAGGCAGATTTTTTGCTCAGTGTGTGGCCATTGAGAACAATCAATTGCTTCAAGCTCAGATTgtaacattttattttattttcattttatttgatGAATTCAttcaggaaaagaaaaaggaaaaacagaaaTTGATAGTAATATGAAGGAGAGAGTGGCGGTGGTGATCAAGCATGGAAGGTGGCGATCGGAATGCCTTTGATGGGGTTGGCCACAGGGTGAGGAGCATCATACTTGCTGAAGAGCTTGTAGGAGGAAATGAGAGAAATGAGTGCATAGCAAGCCACCACCACAAATGTAACGGCGACAGAAGCTGTGGCTTTGTGGCAGAATCCCCCAAAAGACCCACAAGCTGCGCTCCATGTCACGTCTGAATTGCCCTTGTATGCCAAGTACAGCACCTCCATTGACACAGCTCCAGCACCCAGAATTAGGTACGTCAGCAcctaaacaaaaaaagaaaaattaaaaaagtaacatattctatttttatcaacaacaaaaaagcaaagagaaatcattttttttccttttttttttttttttgcatgtttCACCACTTTAGTCTCGTAGTTtcaattctgtcaattttgATTCATGTAGTTTTAATACATTCGCAATTCAGGGacacattacaaatttttatCCAAAATACCCCCAAGTCAGCCACGTAGTTATTCGGTCACATAATTGGATGTGTACAAGTTGCGAGAATATCAAACTACAGGGGTCAAATTGTTAGAATTGAAACCATATAAACAAAAGTGGAAAATCCGACAAACAACGAGGACCAAAAATGACTTATGAccaaaatagtaataaaaaaagttgaagTTGGAATTCAAGGAATTAATTACATGATCTAGGAAGAAGAAAGCCCAGGCTTGGGACATGGTGGGGGAACGAGGCTTGGCTGCAATGATAGCGGTGAGAAGGGAGTATCCGGCACAAATGCCGTTGGCATTCACCAAGTACCTGCATTGCATGCATCATCCATATATACTATCTAtacaattaattattaaattacacACTCCAACAAATTTTTCCTAAAATTCTAATTATGCTCTAATTTACATTAATTATGAGGGAGTTGTTACTGACACTCGAAAATAATTATCATgcattcttctttttggtctttatatatatattataaatagaTAAGGAACAAGTGTATGATAATTTTTTGAAGTGCGGCGGAACTCGGtaattcttaaaaataaaacaaaataagggcctgtaattttttaaactcaaaaacagaatttgagtccaaaataaagaaaatctGTTTGGTAGAACAACTAAAAAACACCccaattattatatatatatatatatatatctgttttttcagtttttttttttaacaactcacaagttttcaaatttttaatatttaaaaacagttttcaagttgcataccaaacaagtttttgaatcttaaaaatagatttaagaactcattgttttaaagaaaaatcaaagtttttgagTTCCCTATTTGAATAGGATACCAAACGCACTCTAAAATTCTCctacttttttctcttctcccACTACGATCTTggtaactttttcttttcttaaaaaaaaaaacatgtcaCATGAATATCATGTGTGTGAAATTTCTAGCAGTAATAATAGATTAGTATGGggagtgtatatatatatatatatatatatatatatatatatatgtttttggtataaaaaaaatgcatatatatatatatatttgttattcatgatgtatatatatgtatatgttttgGCTTAGTCATATTAAAATCTAAACCCAGTATAATCTTCAGTTTAGAATCACTAATTTCATTCTACTAACTATTCGGCCGATCATCTGTATCTTTGTCACAGTGTGGACTTAAAGCTTTACaaattttgaggtttttgtAACCACAACCCTTGTGATGAAATGGAGAGCATGAAGATATAATAACAAACCTGAAAGCTCCGATGTGGGAGTAGGAAAGAGAGCCAAAGTCAGTGGTCTGGGAGTCATGAAGCATCACCACAAGAGCCGCCACACAAGGACCAATTGGCAGCAGACGCAGCAAAGTCTCAGCTGTGCGGAAACTGCTACTGCTACTGCTGCTGCTTCCATCTTCGTCTCTCGGCCCCATCCCTATGACCTCCATTGAACTGCCTGCAGCTGCTACAGAACTTCcaaatttctctttcttttctggcATATTCATCTTCAGTTTGTTGCTTTGTTTTCCCCTTTTTGGAGCTTGAGGTTCTAAATATGATCTTCTACCGGAACTAGCTAGCTACTTAATAATGGAAACTTTAGTTAAGGAGGTGGGTGAGGAGCATTCAATGTCATTAAGGCACACCACGCATTCCCATGTTATAACTTTCTCTTACATATACCCACGAAATttacatatacacacacatccCAATTATAGGGATGATTTTGGCTCTAAATCTCATCTCGCACACTTCTCTATTACTTTAGCAATACAAAGAGACTAAATAGAATAAATGAACTTGTGAAAATTTAGGCCAATAAACCTAACTTCTTCTACTCAAGGTTGACCTTGAGATTTTGAGGATCATGTGCGAATTTTAAATTGAGGCCATCATATGATTTAACATGAAAATacaacttttttatatataaaattttttcatgacataatacaacaaaacaataatttttttaaaactaaaattcatcATCAATGATAACATGTTAAAGTAATGAGCACTAAAATCTTCGAAGAAGAAAACTTGTATAATCTAGTGGTATGGTGTGGGGTCTAAGATTAAAAGCTCACTGTCTAATTTTAGGGAGAAATTTTGATaaattcaaaaagagaagTGAGAAAAGATATCATTGAAGCACAGTAGTGAGATTTGAACCCCATGACAACAATGAAGTTCATAGTGCAACAAAAGAATTCCACTAGGGCCACAATTGTTTAACAATGAGCATGCACTcacatatatatcatatacACAATATACACGTAAAACAATTCAGGGATCCTGTACAGTGGCACTAGTTGCACCACATTAGGGTCGACCCTGCTTGTAATCTAGTGAAGCTACTCTTAATCAAAGAGCTAccataacaaaaattttaaaaaattaaatagaaaaaatatgtAAAGGAATCACTAGAAACAAGTTTTGTTGAATTCTGATCATCTGGCGACGAGTTCTGGCTGAACTGAGAAACAATCCTGattaaaatttgttacaacCAGGATTGAATATTAATCAGCGGGAAATCAATAGACATAAAACTAACCAACTAATTCATTAATTGGTTTGTTATTAATATTGTTATGATAAGGTTGGGACATTCCAACTTACGTATGATTTGGGTTTGGTACCCCGCTCACTAGTTTCCtagcttgttttcttttgggcttTTTCGGCCCCAGTGCTCCAAAAACAATCATCATTGTATTATAAAATAGAGAGAATGTGAGTGCACAACAAAATCTATGAGTGGAATTTTATTCACTCTTGTGATTTATCTATCCTAACTGAAACCTTCTAATTCTCAGCTTTTCTCTTCTATGGACTTGTTCCTCCTCCAAGGTATGCGAGTGCCATTTTATAGGCATTTAGTATGTGGCAGGTCCGTGAAAAAAGCAAGGGCTTTTCACATGTAAGCTCATAAATAGGGTTCAAAATATAGAAAATCTTAGGAAAAACACCTATTTGACTTTTCAAAAATCGGCTAAATACACCATACAACCCTTGAAACACCACCCTAAAccttaaaccctaaatcctaaaCCTCTGCCAAATTGAGAGTTGTTGGCACCCCTCATTCCTAACCAATCatgggtcttcatcttgtatagtcatcttcttttgttcaatcCTCTCATATGTGTTTTCACCTCACCTAGCCTTCACATGCTTCTTTGCTACTgttccaattttttatttttattttttcatctttgtatGCCGGATGGCCTTTCTTGATGTCTCAACTTCTCTATCTTTGAAACTTCATAACAGGTCTCTTTACTCCGTCAGCCTCGTCACCGCTCACCGAGCCGTTGCTTTCCTCTGCGAGCCTTGTCATCGCTCGCCAAGCCTTTCCTTTGACTGTTCTGCCGGTCTCTGTCTTTTTCGGCTGCTCTCTTGAGTTGCCTTTCCGCTTCTCAGTTTTGAGCACCCTTTCTCTATTTCTCTCTTCGCTCTATttagctttcttttatttatatttatctcttttttttgtctATGCCCAATGGCTGGTGTTTGATGTGTTCCTTCCCCACGCCATCTCTCCATCTTTGTCACTCTAGCCTTTCCCGTTGGgtgtttattatttaattttctatctCCTTCCCTTTTATCCTTATGCTTATTTTTTTCTAGCTTTAGCCTTTTTTCAATATTCATCCCTTTCTCTATCTGTCTATTTCCTCACAGGCACCTTCCTTTGTCattattttccttcaatcacagcattattctctccttttttcGATTCTAGCACCTCACTTTCTTCCActagtttctttttaaaacttgTCACAAGCAATTTCCCATgctttactttttaaatatctttagTTTCTTCCTCTTTGATCTACCAATGTGGTTTCCCATGCTATGCAGCCGAACTCTTTTCAAGTCCTCTCTAtttctcatctttcttttaCCAACCTTTCCATTTTGGGTGCTGCAACTTTATTTTTCGGTGCTGCTTTCTCCCAATCTCGACTCTCATACATTGTCAAATTTGAGGGGGAGTGAAGATAAGTTGTCTGTGCGATAATGGAAGTATTTGTCATTATAATTGTTTTTGACTACTATGTCCTTTGCTGGTGCCAGTACCGTTGCTCATCCCTGTTATGTCTCTTACTGGGGATAATGTTATTACTCCTGCCTATTATGACTCTTGCTGGGAACAGTGCTGATTACTGATGATGCATGTTATGTCCTTGcctttttgcttttgctgGTGCCAGTGCCTTGTATTGCGGTTGTTTGGTACCAGTATTGTTGCTCCTGCCTGTTATGGTGCCAGTATTGTTGCTTATGCCCTTGCTGGTGTGGTTCTGTTGTGGTCGATGCTGCCTTTGCTTGCTTCGCTTTCTGTTGATGGgttcattgttgttgttgttgtggccTTGCCCTTTGCCTTTGcttctgccttatctactgCCGTACTCACAGGGTTTCgatttctgtgttctgcctaaTCTACTGCTGTGCTCACAGAATTTCTGTGTTTTGCCATACctactgccgtgctcacagagtttctgtgttctgccttatctactgTCGTGCTCACAGAGTTtatgtgttctgccttacctactgccgtgctcacagggtttctgtgttctgccttacctattgtcgtgctcacagggtttttGTGTTCTGCTATGTGCCCTATTTTTTACCATTTGCTCTTGTGTTTCTGCTGCGAACTTTGCTTTAGTTTGTCACTTGTTTCACTCATGGTTGACGAAAAGACCTTCTCTACAATTGGTGCTTCTCAAGTATAGTATTCTGTGACTCACTTGTCAAGTTGGGAGTGCGAAATATCTTTGCCCAACTTGAGGGGTagtgttggcgagtccttacttagttaggattttggttccttattttattagaattttggttacttaccagttattatttagtcctattgtaatagagatttacttcctattgtaatttagatatatttcctattttatttagggttaacaCATCTTTGTGCTTGTATAAATACTTCCAcattggagaagaataataatatgagcaTATCTGAATATTTGccctactttgtttgacacttgaaacaccaaaaaattacaacaacgctatcaattgtttttttaatttctaaaaatcATATTGCAAAGATACTAATGATATTTCACACattattcaaattaaaaaaaaaattacatctagcccattttgggtttttctttcttcaatttatagattttagggtttatataaaaatgcaatacaagaaatgagttttattataaatttcttaaaagacAATTAGATGAAAGGAAAGTCCAAGCCTTCCTTAAGTCTCTAAATCTCCTACATTAGTCTTCACCTTGTATTCAATAGCCTCCAGATTTGGTGTTGTGGGCCATCAATATTTATAATCAATAATGTTACGGCCCAACTTATATACCAACTTAATGATATCAACTGACGTGGCATCCGATATGGCAATCCATGTCATTTTTCACGTCATAATTTCATCACCCAAGTTTTAACATTTGACCAttgaaaaagttgactttttatcaaaaatagccaaaatttacccCCTCCTCtactttcataaatgtcaatttatataaaaactttcaaaaatagcaaaagcTCACTTAAAAATACTCAAATGCCctcaaaactaaaacccaCATCAATCTAAAAGGAAGCCTACATCtctgttttcattttgatttaaaaaaaaaaaaaaaaacaaaaaaaaaacaaagtttcaATCAATGTTATATCATTGGAGGACTGAACCACGAATATGATTTCCAACTTGTAAACTCCCCTTTGTTTTGATCAATGTTCAATCaatgttttagttttgaggGCATTTGAGTCTATTTATGTGagttttttgctatttttgaatttttttttaaaacactaacatttatgaaaataagAGGTAgattttgactattttttaatttataaaaactcgAAAACGTTTCAAACTTAACTTTCACATCTAGGTAGAACAAGACAAAATCCTAGCCGCACTCTAGTCCCATTTCTCCTTGCTGACAACCAATCACAAGGAAGTTgggggagaggggggaagGTGGCCACTGCCCCTCCTCCCCTCTGCCCATCTTCCCTTCCTCTCCTCATctccccttctttttctcccatattttcctttcctcttatCCCCTATTCTCCTCCCATTCCCCTCCCCAGATAGTCTAGATCTATTTGGATCTAGGTCTGTTTGTCTGTTTGtgttgtttggttgtttttgcaGTGTTCCAGGTGACTGGTGTTGTCTTTGTCTCGGTGGAGGCGACAGTAGTGACACTAGATTGTGTCTCTCATTGGGAGAGTTGTGATACTTGGTGGC encodes the following:
- the LOC117629369 gene encoding CASP-like protein 2A1, whose product is MNMPEKKEKFGSSVAAAGSSMEVIGMGPRDEDGSSSSSSSSFRTAETLLRLLPIGPCVAALVVMLHDSQTTDFGSLSYSHIGAFRYLVNANGICAGYSLLTAIIAAKPRSPTMSQAWAFFFLDHVLTYLILGAGAVSMEVLYLAYKGNSDVTWSAACGSFGGFCHKATASVAVTFVVVACYALISLISSYKLFSKYDAPHPVANPIKGIPIATFHA